In one window of Cellulophaga sp. HaHa_2_95 DNA:
- a CDS encoding sulfurtransferase, translated as MLTIQSPVVSSKWLYAHLNDPNLIILHACISSPVSEALSENRNISIEGARYFDLKTNFSEKESLYPTMVPSPEQFQKECQKLGIDQDSILVVYDALGIYWSPRVWWLCRAMGHPNIAVLDGGLPEWILHNLPSEENRKETYVKGNFTASFNNGAVVSFNDVFENTISELALLIDARSQGRFKETAAEPRKGLRSGSIPKSINIPYTEVLRGGKSNLREN; from the coding sequence ATGCTTACAATACAATCTCCTGTAGTTTCGTCAAAATGGCTGTATGCACATTTAAACGATCCTAATTTGATAATTTTACACGCATGCATTTCAAGTCCAGTATCGGAAGCTCTTTCAGAAAATAGGAACATTAGCATTGAAGGTGCGCGTTATTTTGATTTAAAAACTAATTTTTCGGAAAAGGAAAGTCTTTATCCTACTATGGTGCCAAGTCCAGAGCAGTTTCAGAAAGAGTGTCAAAAACTAGGAATTGATCAAGATAGTATACTGGTGGTGTACGATGCTTTAGGAATTTACTGGAGCCCTAGAGTTTGGTGGCTATGTAGAGCTATGGGGCATCCTAATATTGCCGTTTTAGACGGAGGTTTACCAGAATGGATTCTTCATAATTTACCTTCTGAAGAAAATAGGAAAGAAACGTATGTAAAAGGAAATTTTACAGCGTCTTTCAATAACGGAGCGGTTGTTAGTTTTAATGATGTTTTTGAAAATACGATATCAGAATTAGCTTTACTTATTGATGCGCGATCGCAAGGTAGATTCAAAGAAACAGCGGCGGAACCTAGAAAAGGCTTGAGAAGTGGGAGTATTCCTAAATCCATAAATATCCCGTACACTGAAGTGTTGCGAGGTGGTAAATCAAATCTAAGGGAGAATTAG
- a CDS encoding DUF255 domain-containing protein — MKSFFYSVFIISMLNVFTTNAQEVTWLTWEEAAKLAETDKNPKKIFIDVYTDWCGWCKKMDKDTFQDATVAAYMEKNFYMVKLDGEGKEPIEFKGKTFKFIPSGRNGYHEFAAALMQGKLSYPTTIFLDEKMNMLSPIPGYQKPDAFLQIAKYFGDNIHKEKDWKTYTEGK, encoded by the coding sequence ATGAAATCATTCTTTTACTCCGTTTTTATAATTAGTATGCTTAATGTGTTTACTACAAATGCTCAAGAAGTTACTTGGCTAACTTGGGAAGAAGCTGCCAAACTAGCCGAAACAGATAAAAATCCGAAGAAAATATTTATCGATGTATATACGGATTGGTGCGGCTGGTGCAAAAAAATGGATAAGGACACTTTTCAGGATGCTACTGTTGCAGCCTATATGGAAAAGAATTTCTATATGGTAAAACTAGATGGAGAAGGCAAAGAACCTATTGAATTCAAAGGAAAAACTTTTAAATTTATTCCATCTGGAAGAAATGGATACCACGAATTTGCGGCTGCATTAATGCAAGGAAAACTAAGCTATCCTACTACGATATTTTTAGATGAAAAAATGAATATGCTTTCTCCTATTCCCGGATATCAAAAACCTGATGCATTTTTACAAATAGCGAAATACTTTGGAGACAATATTCACAAGGAAAAAGACTGGAAAACGTATACCGAAGGAAAATAA
- the lysA gene encoding diaminopimelate decarboxylase: MTNHDLLNIAKTYGDPVYVYDSEKIIAQFNRLTNAFSGVKKLKLNYAAKALSNITILKLMNSLGSGLDTVSIQEVQLGLLAGFKPENIIFTPNGVSLEEIEEAAKLGVRINIDNLSILEQFGSKFPKVPVCIRINPHVMAGGNSNISVGHIDSKFGISIHQIPHLLRIVELTQMHINGIHMHTGSDILDIDVFLYASEILFETAKNFKELDFIDFGSGFKVPYKEGDIETNIEELGSKLTEKFNAFCKEYGKELTLAFEPGKFLVSEAGQFLAKVNVVKQTTSTVFASIDSGFNHLIRPMLYGSYHQIENISNPEGRERYYSVVGYICETDTFASNRRITEISEGDILTFKNAGAYCFTMASNYNSRFRPAEVLWHKGEAVLIRERETLDDIIKNQVDVKNLFSKKEKATAK; this comes from the coding sequence ATGACGAATCACGATTTATTGAACATAGCAAAAACCTACGGAGATCCGGTTTATGTGTATGATTCTGAAAAAATAATAGCTCAGTTCAACAGGCTTACTAACGCCTTTAGTGGAGTTAAAAAATTAAAATTAAATTACGCCGCAAAAGCGCTATCCAATATTACCATATTAAAACTAATGAATAGCCTTGGTAGTGGCTTAGATACTGTTTCTATTCAAGAAGTACAATTAGGTCTTCTTGCTGGTTTCAAACCCGAAAACATCATCTTTACCCCTAATGGAGTTTCTTTAGAAGAAATTGAGGAAGCTGCTAAATTAGGTGTACGCATCAATATTGACAACCTATCTATATTAGAACAATTTGGAAGTAAGTTTCCTAAAGTTCCGGTTTGTATCCGCATTAACCCTCATGTTATGGCTGGAGGAAACTCTAACATTTCTGTAGGTCATATTGATTCTAAATTTGGAATAAGCATACATCAAATACCTCATTTATTACGTATTGTAGAACTTACTCAAATGCATATCAACGGTATTCATATGCATACTGGAAGTGACATTTTAGATATTGATGTATTCCTTTATGCTTCTGAAATATTGTTTGAAACTGCTAAAAACTTCAAGGAATTGGACTTTATTGATTTTGGAAGTGGTTTTAAAGTACCTTATAAAGAAGGAGATATTGAAACAAACATAGAAGAATTAGGAAGTAAACTAACTGAAAAGTTCAATGCTTTCTGTAAAGAATACGGGAAAGAATTAACCCTAGCTTTTGAGCCAGGTAAATTTCTAGTAAGCGAAGCGGGCCAATTTCTTGCAAAAGTAAATGTTGTTAAACAAACAACATCTACAGTTTTTGCTAGTATTGATTCTGGTTTTAATCACTTGATACGCCCTATGCTTTATGGATCTTACCATCAAATAGAGAATATCTCAAACCCAGAAGGTAGAGAACGTTACTATTCTGTAGTAGGCTATATTTGCGAAACAGATACTTTTGCTAGCAACCGTAGAATTACTGAAATATCTGAAGGTGATATTCTTACGTTTAAAAATGCTGGCGCTTATTGCTTTACCATGGCGAGTAACTATAATAGCAGATTTAGACCTGCCGAAGTATTATGGCACAAAGGAGAAGCTGTTTTAATTAGAGAGCGCGAAACATTAGATGATATTATAAAAAATCAAGTAGACGTAAAAAACCTTTTTTCTAAAAAAGAGAAGGCTACCGCTAAATAA
- the sucC gene encoding ADP-forming succinate--CoA ligase subunit beta, with amino-acid sequence MNLHEYQGKEILASFGVRIQRGIVAHNAKEAVDAAKQLTAETGTGWHVIKAQVHAGGRGKGGGVKLAKNLKEVEEIAGQIIGMNLITPQTSAEGKKVHQVLVAEDVYYPGASETNEFYMSVLLNRGTGRNMIMYSTEGGMDIEEVAESTPHLIFTEEIDPATGLLPFQARKIAFNLGLSGTAFKEMTKFVASLYKAYVESDSSMFEINPVLKTSDDKIMAVDAKVSIDDNALYRRKQYAEMRDLREENAIEVEAGALGLNYVDLEGNVGCMVNGAGLAMATMDLIKQAGGEPANFLDVGGTADAARVEAAFKIILKDPAVKAILINIFGGIVRCDRVAQGVIDAYKNMGTINVPIIVRLQGTNADLAKELIDNSGLDVQSAVQFQEAADKVKAVLS; translated from the coding sequence ATGAATCTTCACGAATATCAAGGAAAAGAAATTTTAGCAAGTTTTGGGGTACGTATCCAAAGAGGAATTGTAGCTCACAATGCAAAAGAAGCTGTAGATGCTGCAAAGCAATTAACAGCAGAAACAGGAACTGGATGGCACGTTATAAAAGCACAAGTTCACGCTGGTGGCCGCGGAAAAGGTGGTGGTGTTAAATTGGCTAAAAATTTAAAAGAAGTTGAAGAAATTGCAGGACAAATCATTGGAATGAATTTGATTACGCCTCAAACTTCTGCTGAAGGTAAAAAAGTTCATCAAGTATTGGTTGCTGAAGATGTTTATTACCCAGGTGCTAGTGAAACGAATGAGTTTTACATGTCTGTGTTATTAAACCGTGGTACTGGTAGAAATATGATTATGTATTCTACAGAAGGTGGTATGGATATCGAAGAAGTGGCCGAAAGTACGCCACATTTAATTTTTACAGAAGAAATTGATCCTGCAACAGGGTTATTACCTTTTCAAGCACGTAAGATTGCCTTTAACTTAGGTTTGTCCGGTACTGCTTTTAAAGAAATGACAAAGTTCGTAGCGTCTTTATATAAAGCATATGTTGAAAGTGATTCAAGTATGTTTGAAATCAACCCAGTTCTAAAAACTTCGGATGATAAAATCATGGCTGTAGATGCTAAAGTATCGATAGATGATAACGCATTATACAGAAGAAAGCAATATGCAGAAATGCGTGACCTTCGTGAAGAGAATGCTATTGAAGTTGAAGCAGGTGCTTTAGGTTTAAATTATGTAGATCTTGAAGGTAATGTTGGATGTATGGTTAACGGTGCTGGTTTAGCAATGGCAACTATGGATTTAATTAAGCAAGCAGGTGGTGAGCCAGCTAACTTTTTAGATGTTGGTGGTACTGCTGATGCCGCTCGTGTTGAGGCTGCTTTCAAGATTATCTTAAAAGATCCTGCAGTTAAAGCGATATTGATTAACATTTTTGGTGGTATCGTTCGTTGTGATCGTGTTGCTCAAGGTGTCATTGATGCTTATAAAAACATGGGAACTATAAACGTGCCAATCATTGTTCGTTTACAAGGAACAAATGCTGATTTAGCAAAAGAATTGATCGATAATTCTGGTTTAGATGTACAGTCTGCTGTACAATTCCAAGAAGCTGCAGACAAAGTTAAAGCAGTTTTGAGTTAA
- a CDS encoding DUF1456 family protein, translating into MTNNDILKKLRVALMLRDDEIVDILKLVDFKISKAELGAFFRKEDHPNYMECGDQILRNFLNALVIHFRGTKENPKNPKAELAAIKKGPQAKKGYDPDFKAKQEKKVDKNVIHGNYKNKKKS; encoded by the coding sequence ATGACTAATAATGATATTCTTAAGAAGCTAAGAGTAGCACTAATGTTGAGGGATGATGAAATTGTAGACATTTTGAAACTTGTAGATTTTAAGATCTCTAAAGCAGAGCTTGGCGCATTTTTCAGAAAGGAAGACCATCCAAACTACATGGAATGTGGTGATCAAATACTGCGTAACTTTTTAAACGCCCTAGTAATTCACTTTAGAGGAACCAAAGAGAATCCAAAAAATCCAAAAGCTGAATTAGCCGCGATTAAAAAAGGCCCACAAGCAAAAAAAGGATACGATCCTGACTTTAAAGCAAAACAAGAGAAGAAAGTAGATAAAAACGTTATCCACGGAAATTATAAAAACAAAAAAAAATCCTGA
- a CDS encoding Hsp20/alpha crystallin family protein → MSTVNKNVVSIPALMNELFKPDWFGGAEVLNSKVPAVNIKEDDTSFVLELVAPGRKKEDFKIEIDNDLLSVSFESKKEVAEDKEVEKVKHTRKEYSFSSFKRAFTLPESVNKEAINASYENGILSFNLPKKEEALPKPKRLIELA, encoded by the coding sequence ATGAGTACAGTAAATAAGAATGTAGTATCTATTCCGGCATTAATGAATGAATTGTTTAAACCAGATTGGTTTGGTGGCGCCGAAGTATTAAATAGTAAAGTTCCTGCGGTGAATATAAAAGAGGATGATACTTCTTTTGTATTAGAATTGGTGGCTCCAGGAAGAAAAAAAGAGGACTTCAAAATTGAAATCGATAATGATTTATTAAGTGTTTCATTTGAGTCTAAGAAAGAAGTTGCTGAGGACAAGGAAGTAGAAAAAGTAAAACATACTAGAAAGGAGTATTCTTTTTCATCTTTTAAAAGAGCCTTTACCTTACCAGAATCGGTAAATAAGGAAGCTATTAATGCAAGTTATGAAAACGGAATTTTAAGTTTTAATCTTCCTAAAAAGGAAGAAGCATTACCAAAGCCAAAGCGATTAATAGAATTGGCGTAA